One window of Novosphingobium sp. P6W genomic DNA carries:
- the accD gene encoding acetyl-CoA carboxylase, carboxyltransferase subunit beta — translation MSWLDKVRNSLSSLAKSDTPDTLWMKCPSCGEMLFAKDFEANLSVCTKCEHHGRIGAKARFDQLLDAGYTVLAAPKVPENPLNFRDTKKYPDRLKAARAANPYPDALTNALGTIEGAKAVLGVQDFKFMGGSMGMAVGEAFVAGVNTAIAENCAYVICTAAGGARMQEGILSLMQMPKTTVATRRLAAAGLPYIVVLTDPTTGGVTASYAMLGDVQIAEPGALIGFAGQRVIQDTIREKLPDGFQRAEYLHAHGMVDMVVHRKDLKGTLAMLLGYLARKEVA, via the coding sequence ATGAGTTGGCTCGACAAGGTCCGCAATTCGCTCTCCAGCCTGGCGAAGAGCGACACCCCGGACACCCTCTGGATGAAGTGCCCCAGCTGCGGCGAAATGCTGTTCGCCAAGGACTTCGAGGCCAATCTTTCCGTGTGCACCAAGTGCGAGCATCACGGCCGCATCGGCGCGAAAGCGCGCTTCGACCAGTTGCTCGATGCCGGCTATACCGTTCTGGCCGCCCCCAAGGTGCCTGAGAACCCGCTGAATTTCCGCGATACCAAGAAGTATCCCGATCGCCTCAAGGCCGCCCGTGCCGCCAATCCCTATCCCGATGCGCTGACCAATGCGCTTGGTACGATCGAGGGCGCGAAGGCTGTGCTGGGCGTGCAGGACTTCAAGTTCATGGGCGGCTCGATGGGTATGGCCGTGGGCGAAGCCTTCGTGGCCGGCGTCAACACCGCCATCGCCGAGAACTGCGCCTACGTCATCTGCACTGCTGCCGGCGGCGCGCGTATGCAGGAGGGCATCCTGTCCCTCATGCAGATGCCCAAGACCACCGTGGCCACCCGCCGGCTTGCCGCGGCCGGCCTGCCCTATATCGTCGTCCTGACCGATCCCACCACCGGCGGCGTCACTGCCAGCTACGCCATGCTTGGCGACGTGCAGATCGCGGAACCCGGCGCATTGATCGGCTTTGCCGGCCAGCGCGTGATCCAGGACACGATCCGAGAAAAACTCCCCGACGGCTTCCAGCGCGCCGAGTACCTCCATGCCCACGGCATGGTCGACATGGTGGTCCACCGCAAGGACCTCAAAGGCACGCTGGCCATGCTGCTCGGATATCTTGCACGAAAGGAAGTCGCGTGA
- the accB gene encoding acetyl-CoA carboxylase biotin carboxyl carrier protein, whose protein sequence is MNIDSALVRELAELLAETGLSEIEVEDGERKIRVSRQMIQQMAAAPAFAAAPLAAAAPAAPVAAEAAPAAAPIDAVKSPMVGTVYLAAEPGAADFISVGKAVKQGDVLLIVEAMKVMNQIIAPKSGTVTAILVDNQQPVEYDQPLVVIG, encoded by the coding sequence GTGAATATCGATAGCGCCCTGGTTCGCGAGCTTGCCGAACTACTGGCCGAAACCGGCCTGTCCGAAATCGAGGTCGAGGACGGCGAGCGCAAGATCCGCGTCTCGCGCCAGATGATCCAGCAGATGGCGGCGGCTCCCGCCTTCGCCGCTGCGCCGCTGGCCGCTGCCGCTCCGGCTGCCCCCGTCGCTGCCGAAGCCGCGCCTGCCGCTGCTCCCATCGACGCGGTCAAGTCGCCGATGGTCGGCACCGTATACCTCGCCGCAGAGCCGGGCGCCGCCGATTTCATCTCGGTGGGCAAGGCCGTGAAACAGGGCGACGTCCTGCTAATCGTCGAGGCCATGAAGGTCATGAACCAGATCATCGCGCCCAAGTCGGGCACCGTGACGGCCATACTCGTCGACAACCAGCAGCCGGTCGAATACGACCAGCCGCTCGTCGTGATCGGCTGA
- the accC gene encoding acetyl-CoA carboxylase biotin carboxylase subunit: MAIKRLLIANRGEIALRIHRAAREMGIETVAVHSTADADAMHVRLADHAVCIGPPAAKDSYLNVAAIISAAEITQADAIHPGYGFLSENARFAEIVEAHGLAWVGPKPEHIRTMGDKVEAKRTAGALGLPLVPGSDGAIEDFGEARALAEVIGYPVIIKAASGGGGRGMKVVNSAEELESQMGQARSEAKAAFGDATVYMEKYLGNPRHIEFQIFGDGKGNAVHLGERDCSLQRRHQKVLEEAPSPVITPAERDRMGGIVAKAMANMAYRGAGTIEFLWENGEFYFIEMNTRLQVEHPVTEAITGVDLVREQIRIADGQDLAFTQDQIEFKGHAIECRINAEDPWNFTPSPGQVTGYHAAGGLNVRVDSGLYTGYRIPPYYDSMIGKLIVSGRSRNGAIMRLKRALEEMVIDGVKTSIPLHQALLEDPEFKTGDYTIKWLEDWLAKRAAG, translated from the coding sequence ATGGCCATCAAGCGCCTCCTGATTGCCAATCGCGGCGAAATCGCACTGCGCATCCACCGCGCCGCGCGCGAGATGGGCATCGAGACCGTCGCGGTCCACTCGACCGCAGACGCCGATGCTATGCACGTGCGTCTGGCAGACCACGCGGTCTGCATCGGCCCGCCCGCCGCAAAGGACAGCTACCTCAACGTCGCCGCGATCATCTCGGCGGCCGAGATCACGCAGGCCGACGCGATCCATCCTGGCTACGGGTTCCTTTCGGAAAACGCCCGCTTCGCCGAGATCGTCGAGGCGCATGGCCTGGCCTGGGTCGGACCCAAGCCCGAGCACATCCGCACGATGGGCGACAAGGTAGAGGCCAAGCGCACCGCAGGCGCGCTGGGCTTGCCGCTGGTCCCCGGCTCCGACGGCGCGATCGAGGACTTTGGCGAAGCGCGCGCGCTGGCCGAGGTCATCGGCTATCCGGTCATCATCAAGGCGGCATCGGGCGGCGGCGGACGCGGCATGAAGGTCGTGAACAGCGCCGAAGAACTCGAAAGCCAGATGGGCCAGGCCCGTTCGGAGGCGAAGGCCGCCTTCGGCGACGCCACCGTCTACATGGAAAAGTACCTCGGCAACCCGCGCCACATCGAATTCCAGATCTTCGGTGACGGCAAGGGTAACGCGGTTCATCTGGGTGAGCGCGACTGCTCGCTCCAGCGCCGCCACCAGAAGGTGCTGGAAGAAGCGCCCTCGCCGGTCATCACGCCCGCCGAGCGCGACCGCATGGGCGGGATCGTGGCGAAGGCCATGGCCAACATGGCCTATCGCGGCGCCGGCACCATCGAGTTCCTCTGGGAAAACGGTGAGTTCTACTTCATCGAGATGAACACCCGCCTGCAGGTGGAGCATCCGGTGACCGAGGCGATCACCGGCGTCGACCTGGTACGCGAACAGATACGCATCGCCGACGGTCAGGACCTTGCGTTCACGCAGGACCAGATCGAGTTCAAGGGCCACGCCATCGAGTGCCGCATCAACGCGGAAGACCCGTGGAACTTCACCCCCTCGCCGGGGCAGGTCACGGGCTATCACGCAGCGGGCGGCCTGAACGTGCGCGTCGATTCGGGGCTCTACACCGGCTACCGCATCCCGCCGTACTACGATTCGATGATCGGCAAGCTGATCGTCTCGGGCCGCAGCCGCAACGGCGCTATCATGCGCCTGAAGCGCGCGCTGGAGGAGATGGTGATCGACGGGGTCAAGACCTCGATCCCGCTGCACCAGGCCCTGCTGGAAGACCCGGAGTTCAAGACCGGCGACTACACGATCAAGTGGCTGGAAGACTGGCTCGCCAAGCGCGCTGCTGGTTGA
- a CDS encoding acetyl-CoA carboxylase carboxyltransferase subunit alpha — MISFLDFEKPIAELEARIAELRATADGSDLDIDSEIGKLEKKSAGMLAATYAKLTPWQKTQVARHPQRPHMVDYLRLIFTDFVPLAGDRTYGEDAAIIGGLATLDGRKVMLIGHEKGHDTPSRIKHNFGSAKPEGYRKAIRLMQMASKFGLPVVTLVDTAGAFPGIEAEERGQAEAIARSTEACLALEVPMVAAILGEGGSGGAVAIAAANKVLMLEHSIYSVISPEGASSILWRTSDKAADAATAMKVTAQDLLALKVIDAIVPEPTGGAHRDPATTARSLADALGRELSTLAAYTPAEIVRQREDRFLAIGSL; from the coding sequence ATGATTTCGTTCCTGGACTTCGAAAAGCCGATCGCCGAGCTGGAAGCGCGCATCGCGGAGCTGCGCGCCACCGCCGACGGCAGCGACCTCGACATCGACAGCGAGATCGGCAAGCTCGAAAAGAAGAGCGCCGGGATGCTGGCGGCGACGTATGCCAAGCTCACCCCCTGGCAGAAGACGCAGGTCGCCCGCCACCCGCAGCGCCCGCACATGGTCGATTACCTGCGCCTCATCTTCACCGACTTCGTGCCGCTGGCCGGTGACCGGACTTACGGTGAGGACGCCGCGATCATCGGCGGCCTGGCCACGCTCGACGGGCGCAAGGTCATGCTCATCGGCCACGAAAAGGGCCATGACACCCCCAGCCGCATCAAGCACAACTTCGGCTCGGCCAAGCCCGAAGGCTACCGCAAGGCGATCCGACTGATGCAGATGGCCAGCAAGTTCGGCCTGCCGGTGGTGACGCTGGTCGATACCGCCGGCGCCTTCCCCGGCATCGAGGCGGAAGAGCGCGGCCAGGCCGAAGCCATCGCCCGTTCGACCGAAGCCTGCCTCGCGCTCGAAGTGCCGATGGTTGCGGCGATCCTCGGCGAAGGCGGCTCGGGCGGCGCGGTCGCCATCGCGGCTGCCAACAAGGTGCTGATGCTGGAACACTCGATCTACTCGGTGATCTCGCCCGAGGGCGCGTCCTCGATCCTGTGGCGCACTTCAGACAAGGCAGCCGATGCGGCCACCGCGATGAAGGTTACGGCGCAGGACCTCCTCGCCCTCAAGGTGATCGACGCCATCGTGCCCGAACCCACCGGCGGCGCTCACCGGGATCCCGCTACCACGGCCCGCTCACTCGCCGATGCGCTGGGCCGCGAACTGTCCACTCTGGCAGCCTATACCCCGGCAGAAATCGTCCGCCAGCGCGAAGACCGCTTCCTGGCGATCGGCTCGCTGTAA
- a CDS encoding DUF1592 domain-containing protein, translating into MSLSRHFNLGRPSLAQCALALSALVTAATVYAAAQDGPAETAAQTNAQANMTPMQQAAFVEPMLGEYCSRCHNDIDNVADLSVEDLKADDLRTGRHADEWEKILRRVAAGEMPPHGKAQPDPEMRAAFVNWLDTSRAGYLAANPDPGHAAIRRLNRVEYANAVRDLLALDVDFSRELPADNSGFGFDNISDVLSVSPTLMERYVAVAGKVGRLATGLTSRREIVTTWQVPKDGSVQNSGVPAWNERASADLPLASRGGYAHRYYARHDGEYEIAAWLNSNSNNETDRMVEDKVSLRVPMKAGSHLVALSFRRTVAPSEAVQVLHNDTDKVPMPLEAPRMLPLDVWVDGKLAKTLSVPSYRMHQRYSQANFPRDVLQVDVAGPFNAAGIPDTPSRRAVYLCKPRKASEEEACATRIVSALARRAWRRPVGGFDIAPLMRIYAAERKASDFEQGIEAALEAVLVSPEFLFVVERDPQGAMPGSVARVSDLELATRLSLFLWSSIPDERLLSLAEQGKLAQPAVRDAEIARMLADPRAKALTTNFAGQWLYLRNLDQQRPDIDVFPQFDTRLKAAMATETEMFFTDVLRANRSLLDFISADYTFLNQRLAQHYGIPGVSGPAFRRVNLDPAWHRGGLLGQASILTVTSYGNHTSVVKRGKWILDNMLAAAPPPPPPDIPALKTEHDGRQLTARQQLEMHRINPTCAACHVKMDPLGFSLENFDAVGAWRTVDAGQPIDAAATMPDGAKFEGIGGLQSILMDRKDEFTRAFTERLMTYALARGLTANDMPSVRAISADAAADQYRIQTVIQGIAASPAFTLRRVPDRFKAAYLGGGFDKLSLSGFKSTFPRRSAQAGPVGALPARRIAPSFTRSLPR; encoded by the coding sequence ATGAGCCTTTCAAGGCATTTCAATCTCGGCAGGCCGAGTCTGGCTCAATGCGCGCTTGCGCTGAGCGCGCTGGTCACGGCAGCCACCGTCTACGCCGCCGCGCAGGACGGGCCGGCTGAAACCGCCGCGCAGACCAATGCTCAGGCAAACATGACCCCCATGCAGCAAGCCGCTTTCGTCGAGCCGATGCTGGGCGAGTATTGCTCGCGCTGCCACAACGACATCGATAACGTTGCCGATCTCTCGGTAGAAGACCTCAAGGCCGATGACCTGCGCACCGGCCGCCATGCCGATGAGTGGGAAAAGATCCTGCGCCGCGTCGCCGCCGGCGAAATGCCGCCCCACGGCAAGGCCCAGCCCGATCCCGAAATGCGCGCCGCCTTCGTCAACTGGCTGGACACCTCTCGCGCTGGTTACCTTGCCGCCAACCCCGATCCCGGCCACGCCGCGATCCGCCGCCTCAACCGCGTCGAATACGCCAACGCGGTGCGCGACCTGCTCGCCCTCGACGTCGATTTCAGCCGCGAACTTCCCGCCGACAACTCGGGCTTCGGGTTCGACAACATCTCCGACGTGCTGAGCGTCTCGCCCACGCTGATGGAACGCTACGTCGCGGTCGCCGGCAAGGTCGGCCGCCTCGCCACCGGCCTCACCAGCCGGCGCGAGATCGTCACCACCTGGCAGGTGCCCAAGGACGGCTCGGTGCAGAATTCCGGCGTACCCGCCTGGAACGAGCGCGCCAGCGCCGATCTTCCACTCGCCTCGCGCGGGGGATACGCACACCGCTATTACGCGCGCCACGACGGCGAATACGAAATCGCCGCCTGGCTCAATTCCAATAGCAACAACGAGACCGACCGCATGGTCGAGGACAAAGTCTCGCTGCGGGTGCCGATGAAGGCTGGCTCGCACCTCGTTGCGCTCTCGTTCCGCCGCACGGTCGCCCCTTCCGAAGCGGTGCAGGTGCTGCACAACGATACCGACAAGGTGCCCATGCCTCTTGAGGCACCCCGGATGCTCCCGCTCGACGTGTGGGTAGACGGCAAACTGGCCAAGACGCTGAGCGTGCCCAGCTACCGGATGCACCAGCGCTATTCGCAAGCGAATTTCCCCCGCGACGTGCTGCAGGTCGACGTTGCCGGCCCGTTCAACGCCGCCGGCATCCCCGACACCCCCAGCCGCCGCGCCGTGTACTTGTGCAAGCCGCGCAAGGCGAGCGAGGAGGAAGCGTGCGCTACCCGCATCGTCTCCGCCCTCGCCCGCCGCGCGTGGCGCCGCCCGGTCGGCGGGTTCGACATCGCCCCGCTGATGCGCATCTACGCCGCCGAGCGCAAAGCCTCCGACTTCGAACAGGGCATCGAGGCCGCGCTGGAAGCGGTGCTAGTCTCGCCCGAGTTCCTGTTCGTGGTGGAGCGCGATCCGCAAGGGGCGATGCCCGGCAGCGTCGCCCGCGTCTCCGACCTCGAACTCGCCACGCGGCTGTCGCTGTTCCTGTGGAGTTCGATCCCCGACGAACGCCTGCTCTCACTTGCCGAGCAGGGCAAGCTGGCCCAGCCCGCCGTGCGGGACGCCGAGATCGCCCGGATGCTTGCCGATCCGCGCGCCAAGGCCCTGACGACGAACTTCGCGGGCCAGTGGCTATACCTCCGCAACCTCGACCAGCAGCGTCCCGACATCGACGTATTCCCTCAGTTCGACACCCGCCTCAAAGCGGCGATGGCGACGGAAACCGAGATGTTCTTCACCGATGTCCTGCGCGCAAACCGGTCGCTGCTGGACTTCATCTCGGCCGACTACACCTTCCTTAACCAGCGCCTGGCGCAGCACTATGGCATCCCCGGCGTGTCCGGCCCGGCGTTCCGCCGCGTGAACCTGGACCCCGCATGGCACCGGGGCGGCCTTCTGGGACAGGCCAGCATCCTGACCGTCACGTCCTATGGCAACCACACCTCGGTGGTGAAGCGCGGCAAGTGGATCCTCGACAACATGCTCGCCGCCGCGCCCCCGCCCCCGCCGCCAGACATTCCCGCGCTCAAGACCGAGCATGACGGACGCCAGCTGACCGCCCGCCAGCAGCTGGAAATGCACCGCATCAACCCCACGTGCGCGGCCTGCCACGTCAAGATGGACCCGCTCGGCTTCTCTCTGGAGAATTTCGATGCGGTCGGCGCATGGCGCACGGTGGATGCCGGCCAGCCGATCGACGCGGCCGCGACCATGCCCGATGGCGCGAAATTCGAAGGCATCGGCGGCCTCCAGTCCATTCTGATGGACCGCAAGGACGAGTTTACCCGCGCCTTCACCGAGCGGCTGATGACCTATGCCCTGGCCCGCGGCCTCACGGCCAACGACATGCCCTCGGTCCGCGCCATCTCGGCGGACGCCGCAGCCGATCAGTACCGCATCCAGACCGTGATCCAGGGCATCGCCGCCAGCCCCGCCTTCACCCTGCGCCGCGTGCCGGATCGCTTCAAGGCGGCGTATCTAGGCGGGGGCTTCGACAAGCTCAGCCTGAGCGGGTTCAAGAGCACATTTCCTCGCAGATCCGCTCAGGCCGGGCCTGTCGGAGCCCTGCCGGCAAGGCGCATCGCCCCTTCCTTCACCCGGAGCCTACCGCGATGA
- a CDS encoding DUF1552 domain-containing protein: MRVIRPALSRRTLLRGAGAAMALPFLEAMMPSARAADVASRPKRLQVFYSPNGMTMPGFQPTDIGADFTLPPTLEPLAPHRADIAVISGLGHPQAAAMGDRPAGHGRSCPAFLTGTHVKQTEGPDIRAGVSMDQVFAAHLGDATQLTSLELGIDQASLLGSCDINYSCAYTNGISWLTPSVPLPVEANPRAVFERLFGDGDVSDEAGRLAQLRRQSSILDFVMEDTRRLSTQLGMEDRRKLDEYLDATRAIEKRIQRSASSPATGQAASMQQPAGIPGDFAEHVKLMIDLQVLAMQADITRVGTFMIGRELSNRTYPEIGVPDSHHMLSHHGNNPEKMAQLAKINRYHMEFFAYYLQRMKEGRDGEGSLLDRTLVIRGSAFGDSNEHDYMDLPVVVAGGLVKGGRHVRVEKGTTMSNLMLAGLNALDVRAASFGDSTAPLRELTDA; the protein is encoded by the coding sequence ATGAGAGTGATCCGCCCTGCCCTTTCCCGCCGCACCCTGCTGCGCGGGGCCGGCGCCGCGATGGCGTTGCCGTTCCTTGAAGCGATGATGCCCAGCGCACGCGCTGCCGACGTGGCCTCACGGCCCAAGCGCCTGCAGGTGTTCTATTCGCCCAACGGCATGACCATGCCCGGCTTCCAGCCTACCGACATCGGCGCCGACTTCACGCTGCCGCCGACGCTGGAGCCGCTTGCTCCGCACCGCGCGGACATCGCCGTCATCAGCGGCCTCGGCCACCCGCAGGCCGCTGCAATGGGCGACCGCCCCGCCGGCCACGGCCGCTCGTGCCCGGCGTTTCTGACCGGCACTCACGTCAAGCAGACCGAAGGCCCGGACATCCGCGCCGGCGTGTCGATGGATCAGGTGTTTGCCGCCCACCTCGGCGATGCCACCCAGCTTACCTCGCTGGAACTGGGCATCGATCAGGCCAGCCTGCTGGGTTCGTGCGACATCAACTATTCCTGCGCCTATACCAACGGCATCTCGTGGCTGACGCCGTCCGTGCCGCTGCCGGTGGAAGCCAACCCCCGCGCCGTGTTCGAGCGCCTGTTCGGCGACGGCGATGTGAGCGACGAAGCCGGCCGCCTGGCCCAGCTACGCCGCCAGTCGTCGATCCTGGACTTCGTGATGGAGGACACCCGCCGCCTCTCCACCCAGCTCGGCATGGAAGATCGGCGCAAGCTCGACGAATATCTCGACGCCACCCGCGCAATCGAAAAGCGCATCCAGCGCAGCGCATCCTCGCCGGCCACGGGTCAGGCCGCATCGATGCAGCAGCCCGCCGGCATTCCGGGCGACTTCGCCGAGCATGTGAAGCTGATGATCGACCTGCAGGTACTTGCCATGCAGGCCGACATCACCCGTGTGGGCACCTTCATGATCGGGCGGGAACTGAGCAACCGCACCTACCCCGAAATCGGCGTGCCGGATTCGCATCACATGCTCAGCCACCACGGCAACAACCCCGAGAAGATGGCCCAACTGGCGAAGATCAACCGCTATCACATGGAATTCTTCGCCTACTACCTCCAGCGCATGAAGGAGGGCCGCGACGGCGAAGGCTCGCTGCTCGACCGGACGCTGGTGATCCGTGGCTCCGCCTTCGGGGATTCCAACGAGCATGATTACATGGACCTGCCGGTCGTGGTTGCGGGCGGCCTTGTGAAAGGCGGTCGGCACGTCCGGGTCGAAAAGGGCACGACGATGTCGAACCTGATGCTCGCGGGCCTGAACGCGCTGGACGTGCGAGCCGCCTCGTTCGGCGACAGTACCGCCCCGCTGCGGGAACTCACCGATGCGTGA
- a CDS encoding ankyrin repeat domain-containing protein — translation MREGRAHPSSRMLLAALLALPGTAYAQADTDALARAITAGDIPGARSALDAGLSSNQPLAYGESPLARAIETQEPAMVALLLEHGAKPNTADAEGLTALALACERGSGVIVGQLLDARADVRKAGPDGSTPLAVCARFSSAEATARMLSMGAKADAPDTRRQTPLMWAASSGNVGAVANLLKAGAKVNRVAAEGFTPLFFAIASGSVDATRALLEAGADAAHRGPENTSAVQLALYQKNWRAAELLVERGLVARADFAEHDRNGEQPLHAAAAGGDEALVSLLLANGADANGLTGPSRIKWVTEANFGMPPAPVPPTPPLLIAAQHGHVAVMKRLVAGGANPAFVAENGVNVVLAAASGRSAAALAEALVLAPDANVANGKGATPLHLVLDGGMHGQLAPMLRVLAAHGARPDIANQRGTTPAQMAEGGLATVKAVYDQVFGQKGAPVLASAHP, via the coding sequence ATGCGTGAGGGCCGCGCCCATCCGTCGTCCCGGATGTTGCTGGCCGCATTGCTCGCACTTCCCGGCACGGCTTATGCGCAGGCCGATACCGATGCGCTGGCGCGGGCGATCACCGCCGGCGACATTCCCGGTGCCCGTTCTGCACTCGATGCGGGGCTCAGTTCCAACCAGCCGCTGGCCTACGGCGAAAGCCCCCTCGCCCGCGCCATCGAGACGCAGGAGCCGGCAATGGTCGCGCTGCTGCTGGAGCATGGCGCAAAGCCGAACACCGCCGATGCTGAGGGTCTTACCGCCCTTGCCCTCGCCTGTGAGCGCGGCAGCGGGGTGATCGTCGGTCAGCTTCTGGATGCCCGCGCCGATGTGCGCAAGGCAGGGCCGGACGGCAGCACCCCGCTCGCCGTCTGTGCCCGATTCTCGAGTGCGGAGGCTACCGCGCGCATGTTGTCCATGGGCGCAAAAGCGGATGCGCCCGACACGCGCAGGCAGACGCCGCTGATGTGGGCAGCCTCATCAGGCAATGTCGGTGCCGTCGCCAATCTTCTCAAGGCAGGCGCGAAGGTGAACCGGGTTGCTGCGGAGGGCTTCACCCCGCTTTTCTTCGCGATCGCCAGCGGTTCGGTGGATGCCACGCGCGCATTGCTCGAAGCCGGGGCCGACGCCGCCCATCGCGGGCCGGAGAACACCAGCGCCGTGCAGCTGGCGCTATACCAGAAGAACTGGCGCGCCGCCGAGTTGCTGGTGGAACGTGGCCTCGTAGCCCGCGCCGATTTTGCGGAGCACGACCGAAACGGGGAACAACCTCTCCATGCCGCCGCAGCCGGAGGAGACGAAGCACTCGTTTCGCTGCTGCTTGCCAACGGCGCGGACGCCAATGGCCTGACCGGCCCCTCGCGCATCAAATGGGTGACAGAGGCCAACTTCGGCATGCCGCCTGCGCCCGTGCCGCCTACGCCGCCCCTGCTGATTGCTGCCCAGCACGGGCATGTTGCGGTGATGAAGCGTCTTGTCGCGGGCGGAGCGAATCCGGCCTTTGTCGCAGAGAACGGCGTTAACGTGGTCCTCGCCGCTGCGTCCGGCCGCAGCGCCGCCGCGCTGGCGGAAGCCTTGGTGCTCGCCCCCGATGCCAATGTGGCCAATGGCAAAGGCGCAACCCCGCTGCATCTGGTTTTGGACGGAGGGATGCATGGCCAGCTTGCCCCCATGCTCCGTGTTCTGGCCGCCCACGGCGCCCGTCCGGACATCGCCAACCAGCGCGGCACCACACCCGCGCAGATGGCCGAAGGCGGACTTGCGACGGTAAAAGCGGTCTACGATCAAGTCTTTGGTCAAAAAGGCGCGCCCGTGTTAGCCAGTGCCCATCCTTGA
- a CDS encoding cytochrome c, which yields MTLSKSLSLAALGMSAAFLAVTSTLAVAASPAATTIATRHANFKKMGGAMKVLKDQVSSGTIDKPAAVAAAKTLAATGRAQVGLFPNGSGASSGVKTDALPAIWTNRAVFDGQMKAFIAQADKMVVAANTGNAAAVGAQFKAVGGTCAACHKQFRADN from the coding sequence ATGACGCTTTCGAAGAGCCTTTCCCTTGCCGCCCTTGGCATGTCCGCTGCGTTTCTCGCGGTGACAAGCACCCTGGCTGTCGCCGCATCGCCGGCCGCCACCACGATCGCCACGCGCCACGCCAACTTCAAGAAGATGGGCGGCGCCATGAAGGTCCTCAAGGACCAGGTTTCCAGCGGCACGATCGACAAGCCCGCTGCCGTCGCCGCCGCCAAGACGCTTGCCGCAACGGGCCGTGCACAGGTTGGCCTGTTCCCCAATGGCAGCGGCGCCTCCTCCGGCGTGAAGACCGATGCCCTGCCAGCCATCTGGACCAACCGCGCTGTCTTCGACGGCCAGATGAAGGCCTTCATCGCCCAGGCCGACAAGATGGTCGTGGCCGCCAATACCGGCAACGCCGCTGCCGTTGGCGCCCAGTTCAAAGCGGTCGGCGGCACCTGCGCTGCCTGCCACAAGCAGTTCCGCGCGGACAACTGA
- a CDS encoding cytochrome b/b6 domain-containing protein gives MPRSAASTTRIWDPTVRLFHWLLVALIAFSWWSGEQHDMERHRLSGYAILALLVFRVFWGFAGPRTARFTTFVRGPGAVIAYIRGLGRRTGQAANGHNPLGGWSVVAMLAVIGLMVLAGLFAVDVDGFESGPLADYVSFDQGRTAAELHETVFNGILALVALHVAAVAFYLVWKRQNLVRPMITGSRKRADGETPSELRWSPVLAVVGIVIAVAVAWAVSTGFRF, from the coding sequence ATGCCGCGCAGCGCCGCTTCCACCACCCGTATCTGGGACCCGACCGTCCGCCTGTTCCATTGGCTGCTGGTCGCCCTTATCGCCTTCTCGTGGTGGAGCGGCGAGCAGCACGACATGGAGCGTCACCGGCTTTCCGGCTACGCGATCCTCGCCCTGCTGGTGTTTCGCGTGTTCTGGGGCTTCGCTGGTCCCCGTACCGCGCGTTTCACCACCTTCGTGCGCGGACCGGGTGCAGTCATAGCCTATATTAGGGGCCTTGGCCGCCGTACCGGGCAAGCCGCCAATGGCCACAATCCGCTCGGCGGATGGAGTGTCGTTGCCATGCTGGCCGTGATCGGACTGATGGTACTGGCGGGCCTGTTTGCGGTCGACGTGGACGGGTTCGAATCCGGCCCGTTGGCGGACTATGTCTCGTTCGATCAGGGCCGCACCGCTGCCGAACTGCACGAAACCGTGTTCAACGGTATCCTCGCGCTGGTGGCACTGCATGTGGCGGCGGTGGCGTTCTACCTCGTGTGGAAGCGGCAGAATCTCGTCCGGCCGATGATCACCGGCAGCCGCAAGAGAGCCGACGGCGAAACTCCCAGCGAATTGCGCTGGTCGCCGGTGCTGGCCGTGGTCGGTATCGTGATTGCCGTGGCCGTGGCCTGGGCTGTCTCCACGGGCTTCCGGTTCTAG